From a region of the Haematobia irritans isolate KBUSLIRL chromosome 4, ASM5000362v1, whole genome shotgun sequence genome:
- the LOC142234374 gene encoding uncharacterized protein LOC142234374 encodes MKLADKNLDWFKDSVQLNKERWLDVQRKLLMEMQKKDPQLIHTKSATKSKPFIQARGDLFGLNANQFNTIVHRCSLCNMGEDETMFHFLGRCPILGKLYCINLKSLIS; translated from the exons ATGAAACTGGcagataaaaatttggattggTTTAAAGACAGCGTACAATTAAATAAGGAAAGATGGCTGGATGTCCAACGAAAATTGTTAATGGAAATGCAAAAAAAGGATCCACAACTCATACATACAAAAAGCGCAACAAAGTCAAAACCATTTATACAA GCAAGAGGAGACCTCTTCGGACTGAATGCAAATCAATTCAATACAATTGTACATAGATGTTCGCTGTGTAACATGGGAGAAGATGAAACGATGTTCCACTTTCTTGGCCGATGCCCGATATTGGGAAAACTATACTGCATCAATTTGAAATCGTTGATATCCTAA